The following coding sequences lie in one Deferrivibrio essentukiensis genomic window:
- the hslV gene encoding ATP-dependent protease subunit HslV, producing MFKGTTVLAVKRDSKVAIGADGQVTFGHTVLKPNAKKIRKLMNGSIICGFAGSTADAFTLMERFEKKLEQYSGQLLRAAVELAKDWRTDKYLRNLEAMMIVADKDNLYLLTGNGDVVEPVNGIAAIGSGGPYAHAAALALVENTDLDSKSIVEKALTIAGNICIYTNTQLTIEVIE from the coding sequence ATGTTTAAAGGGACTACCGTACTTGCGGTAAAACGCGATTCAAAGGTTGCAATAGGAGCCGATGGGCAGGTGACATTTGGCCATACTGTGTTAAAGCCAAATGCCAAGAAGATTAGAAAACTGATGAATGGTAGTATCATATGTGGATTTGCCGGGTCAACTGCTGACGCATTTACGCTTATGGAGAGATTTGAAAAGAAATTGGAGCAATATTCAGGTCAGCTTTTGCGTGCTGCTGTTGAGTTGGCAAAAGATTGGAGGACTGACAAATACTTAAGAAATTTAGAGGCGATGATGATAGTAGCTGATAAGGATAATTTGTATCTTTTAACAGGTAACGGGGATGTGGTAGAACCTGTTAATGGAATAGCTGCTATTGGCTCAGGGGGGCCATATGCTCACGCTGCTGCACTTGCTTTGGTCGAAAATACTGATTTAGACTCAAAGAGCATTGTGGAAAAAGCATTAACAATTGCCGGGAATATTTGTATTTACACAAATACACAACTTACAATAGAGGTGATAGAGTAA